One Polyangiaceae bacterium DNA segment encodes these proteins:
- a CDS encoding alpha-ketoacid dehydrogenase subunit beta yields MPQMNMVQAINDALRVAMKKNDKIVLMGEDVGKVGGVFRVTAGLFDEFGDDRVIDTPLSEGGIIGAAAGMALYGMLPIPEIQFSDFIWPAFDQIISEVAKYRYRSGGEYPCKMVIRTPVGGGIRGGHYHSQHPEAPFIHTAGLKVVCPTNPYDAKGLLLACIEDPDPVLFFEPKRIYRAAKGDVPEGSYTVPLESASVVREGRDVTVVTYGAMLYESLDAAEKAEAQGVDCEVIDLRTLWPLDVTTVMESVKKTGRVVIVHEAPKTCGFGSELVSLLCEKVFYHLQAPPKRVTGFDTPFPYTLEMEYLPLSHRILPAVVETARA; encoded by the coding sequence ATGCCGCAGATGAACATGGTGCAAGCCATCAACGACGCTCTGCGCGTCGCGATGAAAAAGAACGACAAGATCGTGCTGATGGGCGAAGACGTCGGCAAGGTTGGCGGAGTGTTCCGCGTGACCGCGGGTCTGTTCGACGAGTTTGGGGACGACCGCGTGATCGATACTCCGCTCAGCGAAGGCGGCATCATCGGCGCGGCGGCAGGGATGGCGCTCTATGGCATGCTGCCGATCCCGGAAATTCAGTTCTCGGACTTCATCTGGCCCGCCTTCGATCAGATCATCAGTGAGGTGGCGAAGTATCGCTACCGCTCCGGGGGCGAGTACCCCTGCAAGATGGTGATACGCACGCCTGTGGGAGGCGGGATTCGGGGTGGCCACTACCACTCGCAGCACCCCGAGGCGCCCTTCATCCACACGGCGGGGCTGAAGGTGGTGTGTCCGACCAACCCCTACGACGCGAAGGGTCTGCTGCTCGCTTGCATCGAGGATCCAGACCCCGTGCTGTTCTTCGAACCGAAGCGCATCTACCGTGCGGCCAAGGGTGACGTGCCTGAAGGCAGCTACACGGTGCCCTTGGAAAGCGCGAGCGTGGTGCGCGAGGGGCGCGACGTCACCGTCGTCACCTACGGAGCCATGCTTTATGAGAGCCTGGATGCTGCCGAAAAGGCCGAGGCCCAGGGGGTGGACTGCGAAGTCATCGACCTGCGAACGCTGTGGCCGCTAGACGTGACCACGGTGATGGAGAGCGTGAAGAAGACGGGGCGCGTCGTGATCGTGCATGAAGCACCGAAGACCTGCGGCTTCGGGTCCGAACTCGTCAGCCTGCTGTGCGAAAAGGTCTTCTATCATTTGCAGGCTCCGCCGAAGCGCGTGACCGGGTTTGATACGCCGTTCCCGTACACTTTGGAGATGGAGTATCTGCCGCTATCTCATCGAATCCTGCCAGCCGTGGTGGAGACGGCTCGCGCCTGA
- a CDS encoding dihydrolipoamide acetyltransferase family protein, whose protein sequence is MSRFEFKLPDIGEGVTEGEIVSWLIKVGDELAEDQDMVEVMTDKATVTIGAPKAGVVVQLGGKEGDVVAVGSVLVVLDLAVGEGTSKSGNGVQPVAEAATAEPAATAVGDIKESLPGMGARPARAAAARPAAAAGHFTEKPLAAPATRKLARELGVDLRQVPPTGPAERVTREDVERFARGAATMSVPGAERSPGAQRSSPTTTMAPEPTPVPEARRAPPVAVAVGDQRIPIRGIRRRIFENMARSKHTAAHFTYVDECDVTQLRALRERTRSIAEREGLKLTFLPFIVKAVVAALRVHPTLNCVVDEAAQEMVLKSHYDIGIAAATDAGLTVPVLRHVEQMSILDIARELDRLGEDARAGKLRMEDLGGSGFTITSLGKLGGLFATPIVNYPEVAILGVHEMKKRPVVKGDQIVIGEVMLLSLSFDHRLIDGHVGAAFARTLIEFLEEPDRLLVSMS, encoded by the coding sequence ATGAGTCGCTTCGAATTCAAGCTACCCGACATTGGCGAGGGCGTGACCGAGGGGGAGATCGTCAGCTGGTTGATCAAGGTCGGTGACGAGCTCGCCGAAGACCAGGACATGGTCGAGGTCATGACCGACAAGGCGACGGTGACGATCGGTGCGCCGAAGGCGGGCGTCGTGGTGCAGCTGGGCGGCAAGGAGGGCGACGTGGTTGCCGTCGGCAGTGTGCTGGTCGTGCTGGATCTCGCGGTAGGCGAGGGGACGAGCAAGTCCGGAAACGGCGTGCAACCCGTGGCAGAGGCCGCGACGGCCGAGCCAGCCGCGACGGCGGTGGGCGATATCAAGGAGTCGCTGCCCGGGATGGGCGCTCGTCCTGCGCGTGCGGCGGCGGCTCGTCCTGCAGCGGCAGCGGGGCACTTCACCGAAAAGCCGTTGGCGGCGCCCGCGACGCGCAAGCTAGCGAGGGAGCTCGGTGTCGACTTGCGGCAGGTTCCACCTACGGGTCCAGCGGAACGCGTCACCCGCGAAGACGTGGAACGTTTCGCGCGGGGCGCGGCGACGATGAGCGTCCCGGGTGCAGAGCGCTCGCCCGGCGCTCAGCGCTCCTCCCCCACGACCACCATGGCTCCAGAGCCCACCCCGGTTCCCGAGGCCCGGCGCGCGCCGCCGGTCGCCGTGGCCGTCGGGGATCAGCGGATCCCCATCCGCGGGATCCGACGCCGCATCTTCGAGAACATGGCTCGCAGCAAGCATACTGCAGCCCACTTCACCTACGTAGACGAGTGCGACGTCACGCAGTTGCGAGCGCTGCGCGAGCGCACACGGTCGATCGCCGAGCGCGAGGGCCTCAAGCTCACGTTCCTGCCCTTCATCGTCAAGGCGGTCGTGGCGGCCCTGCGTGTGCACCCGACGCTGAACTGCGTGGTGGATGAAGCAGCCCAAGAAATGGTGCTGAAGTCCCACTACGATATCGGGATTGCCGCCGCGACCGACGCGGGGTTGACCGTGCCGGTCTTGCGGCACGTGGAGCAGATGAGCATCCTCGACATCGCACGCGAGCTGGATCGCCTCGGAGAAGATGCCCGCGCCGGAAAGCTACGGATGGAGGATCTGGGGGGCTCGGGCTTCACCATCACCTCCCTGGGCAAGCTTGGTGGCCTGTTCGCGACTCCAATCGTCAACTACCCGGAAGTCGCGATTCTGGGGGTGCACGAAATGAAGAAGCGGCCGGTGGTGAAAGGGGACCAGATCGTCATTGGCGAGGTGATGTTGCTTTCCCTGAGCTTCGACCACCGCCTGATCGATGGCCATGTTGGGGCGGCCTTTGCCCGTACGCTGATCGAGTTCCTCGAGGAGCCCGATCGTCTGCTCGTCAGCATGAGCTGA
- a CDS encoding protein kinase has translation MVAAKLIDVRLEGRQHIDRYELVAEIASGGMATVFLARLSGMGGFQKFVAIKRLHPHLAGEREFVEMFLDEARLAAGIHHPNVVSILEVGASDRGYYLVMEYIEGDTLARLLARAATSGQRLPRGVALKILLDTLTGLHAAHELKDEMGQPTELVHRDVSPQNVLVGLDGICRITDFGVARAASRLSATRVGQLKGKIAYMAPEQAMGKSDIDRRADVFAAGIVLWEVLAGRRLFKSENEAATLSRVLTEPIPHVSEVAPDVPRAVGDVAAKALERDPAARYPSCAHFADALERSATDSDKLATGRELAAYVSEVIGNEIAQQREAVRAWLARSEPSQIQLPMAIPTPGQSPDRSGVTQMAVPSVSSGGFSAVTAPPPRRGLWIGLVLLALVAVGVAAWWLGRRGAEPIPTAAPPSTASSVTAAAPTGDEPKSKPEPSASAAAPSGSGETALPPSALPAAESPAPRPAGRPSPRPTKPSPGPSDSLPSNPYR, from the coding sequence GTGGTCGCCGCCAAGTTGATCGACGTTCGGCTGGAGGGGCGCCAGCACATCGACCGCTACGAGCTCGTGGCCGAGATCGCATCGGGCGGCATGGCCACGGTTTTTCTGGCGCGGCTCAGCGGCATGGGTGGGTTCCAGAAGTTCGTCGCGATCAAACGACTGCACCCACACTTGGCTGGGGAACGCGAGTTCGTGGAGATGTTCCTGGACGAGGCGCGCCTCGCCGCCGGAATTCATCACCCCAACGTCGTCAGCATCCTGGAGGTGGGCGCCAGTGATCGCGGCTACTACCTGGTGATGGAGTACATCGAGGGGGACACCTTGGCGCGGCTGTTGGCTCGCGCCGCCACCAGTGGTCAGCGCTTGCCGCGCGGGGTCGCCCTGAAGATCCTGCTGGATACGCTGACCGGTTTGCATGCTGCCCACGAGCTGAAGGACGAGATGGGGCAGCCGACCGAACTCGTGCATCGCGACGTTTCGCCTCAGAACGTCCTCGTCGGACTCGATGGCATCTGCCGCATCACGGATTTCGGCGTTGCGCGCGCGGCAAGCCGCCTGAGTGCGACTCGCGTCGGCCAGCTGAAGGGAAAGATCGCCTACATGGCGCCCGAGCAGGCGATGGGCAAGAGCGACATCGATCGCCGCGCGGACGTGTTTGCGGCTGGCATCGTGCTTTGGGAAGTGCTTGCCGGCCGCCGCTTGTTCAAGTCCGAGAACGAGGCGGCGACGCTTTCGCGCGTGCTGACCGAGCCGATCCCTCACGTCTCGGAAGTCGCGCCAGACGTCCCCCGCGCCGTCGGCGATGTTGCGGCAAAGGCACTCGAACGCGATCCGGCGGCGCGTTACCCCAGTTGCGCTCACTTCGCTGACGCGTTGGAACGTTCCGCGACGGACAGCGACAAGCTCGCGACTGGACGCGAACTCGCGGCCTATGTTTCGGAGGTGATCGGAAACGAGATCGCTCAGCAACGGGAAGCGGTGAGAGCGTGGTTGGCGCGGAGTGAGCCGAGCCAGATTCAACTGCCGATGGCCATCCCGACGCCCGGCCAGTCCCCGGACCGCTCTGGCGTGACCCAGATGGCGGTGCCGAGCGTCAGCAGCGGCGGGTTCAGTGCGGTCACCGCGCCACCGCCCCGCCGCGGCTTGTGGATTGGCCTGGTGCTGCTGGCATTGGTGGCCGTTGGGGTGGCGGCGTGGTGGCTCGGACGTCGCGGGGCCGAGCCCATACCGACCGCGGCCCCGCCGTCGACGGCGTCGTCCGTCACCGCGGCGGCGCCCACGGGGGACGAGCCCAAGTCCAAGCCCGAGCCGTCTGCTTCCGCGGCAGCACCCAGCGGTTCTGGTGAGACGGCGCTGCCACCCAGCGCCTTGCCAGCCGCGGAATCGCCCGCTCCCAGGCCCGCGGGCCGGCCTTCGCCCCGCCCCACCAAGCCGAGCCCCGGCCCTTCGGACAGTTTACCCAGCAACCCGTATCGCTGA
- a CDS encoding ribose-phosphate pyrophosphokinase, which translates to MAVKRVCLFTGNANPELAEEIAQVLDTPLGEARVSRFSDGETFCEVRENVRGLHTYVVQPTSSPVNDNLMELLILCDALRRASCESITAVIPYYGYARQDRKVAPRTPITSKLVADLLVAAGVHRVVCVDLHAGQIQGFFNIPFDHLYALPVMLDDYLSKRFDESAVFVSPDAGGVERARAYSKRMRASLAIIDKRREKANVSEVMHLIGDVEGRDCIIVDDMIDTAGTLCNAAAAVMDQGARSVVACATHGVLSGPAVQRIAESKLTEVIVTNSIAPSEEARACSKIRVLSIGRLLGEAIRRIHNSDSVSSLFV; encoded by the coding sequence GTGGCGGTCAAGCGAGTCTGTCTATTCACGGGAAATGCGAATCCCGAGCTGGCCGAGGAGATCGCGCAAGTGCTCGATACTCCTCTGGGTGAAGCACGCGTGTCGCGTTTCAGTGACGGGGAGACGTTCTGCGAAGTTCGCGAGAACGTTCGCGGCCTGCACACCTACGTGGTGCAGCCGACTAGTTCGCCCGTGAACGACAATCTGATGGAGCTCCTCATCCTTTGCGACGCGCTACGACGCGCGTCGTGCGAGTCCATCACGGCCGTCATTCCCTACTACGGCTATGCGCGGCAGGATCGCAAGGTCGCGCCGCGGACGCCCATCACCTCGAAACTGGTTGCCGACCTGCTCGTCGCAGCCGGTGTGCACCGCGTGGTGTGCGTCGATCTGCATGCGGGCCAGATCCAGGGATTCTTCAACATCCCCTTCGACCATCTGTACGCGCTGCCCGTGATGCTGGACGACTACCTGTCGAAGCGCTTCGACGAGAGCGCCGTCTTCGTCTCGCCGGACGCGGGCGGCGTGGAGCGTGCGCGCGCCTACAGCAAGCGCATGCGAGCCTCTCTTGCCATCATCGACAAGCGCCGAGAGAAGGCCAACGTCAGCGAGGTGATGCACTTGATCGGCGACGTCGAAGGTCGCGACTGCATCATCGTGGACGACATGATCGACACCGCTGGCACGCTGTGCAACGCCGCTGCCGCCGTGATGGATCAGGGCGCTCGCAGCGTGGTGGCGTGCGCCACCCACGGCGTGCTCTCGGGCCCTGCCGTGCAGCGCATCGCCGAATCGAAACTGACGGAAGTCATCGTCACCAACTCCATTGCGCCTTCCGAAGAAGCGCGCGCCTGCAGCAAGATCCGCGTGCTCAGCATCGGACGTCTGTTGGGGGAAGCCATTCGTCGCATTCACAACAGTGACAGCGTCAGCTCGCTGTTCGTCTAG
- a CDS encoding 50S ribosomal protein L25 — protein METVKIEATRREAQGKSVARRLRANGQIPAVAYGRGGPAQAVAVEPKDVLHVLGAERGRNSVIELTVDGKDKMTVLLTDYQYHPVSRELLHADFYRISLDEPVEVEVPLELTGKPKGVVMGGVLRQVFRRLPIRCLPKDIPAKIVHDVTELDMDDHVRTTDLQLGEGVAVQLPPTQTVAAVVTEKKRGPEEEEAAAGAAAAAPGAAPAAADAKPAESKD, from the coding sequence ATGGAAACCGTGAAGATCGAAGCAACCCGCCGAGAGGCTCAGGGCAAGAGCGTTGCCCGTCGTTTGCGCGCCAACGGCCAGATCCCCGCCGTCGCCTATGGGCGCGGAGGGCCCGCCCAAGCCGTCGCCGTGGAGCCCAAGGACGTGCTTCACGTTCTTGGGGCGGAACGCGGACGGAACTCGGTGATCGAGCTGACCGTCGACGGCAAAGACAAGATGACTGTGCTGCTGACGGACTACCAGTACCACCCCGTGTCACGCGAGCTGCTGCACGCCGACTTCTACCGCATCTCCCTGGATGAGCCCGTCGAGGTGGAGGTGCCGTTGGAGTTGACTGGCAAGCCCAAGGGCGTCGTGATGGGAGGCGTGCTGCGCCAGGTGTTCCGACGCTTGCCGATTCGCTGCCTGCCCAAGGACATTCCGGCGAAGATCGTCCACGACGTGACCGAACTCGACATGGATGATCACGTGCGAACGACCGATCTGCAGTTGGGTGAGGGCGTAGCCGTTCAGCTGCCGCCCACGCAGACCGTGGCCGCCGTCGTCACCGAGAAGAAGCGTGGGCCAGAGGAAGAAGAAGCCGCAGCAGGGGCCGCCGCGGCCGCTCCGGGTGCTGCTCCCGCCGCCGCGGACGCCAAGCCCGCCGAATCCAAGGACTGA
- the pth gene encoding aminoacyl-tRNA hydrolase encodes MTTDEARARLLLGLGNPGNRYANTRHNVGAWLVDALLDRFGVPDRRLEFPSACAWLIRVGGGALWLGKSTTYMNESGLAARVLCEHLSLQPTEVLVAHDELDLPLGALRLKRGGRDAGHRGLRSLTEQLGTDAYARLRIGIGRPGPTFVGTVADFVLEAVPLVEREALLGSVARAAEATRLCVDDGYAAAMNRVNQRDFVLTPCSPDDGGPTSPKGDSKMTTAQSVGAMPGREYETIYILRGDTTKESAHKVAERVGDAIGKEGGTLTGVENWGRRQLAYAVGKQRRGVYVYVKYVGGGAAVRELERNLRMLDDVIKFQTVLVSGEIDTGALAVDPSTVVFEDVEPPAEDEVEETLEERLGLVEGAPRMREDVDIDGDGDDGDDGDADADEEEDE; translated from the coding sequence GTGACGACGGATGAAGCGCGCGCTCGGCTCTTGCTGGGCCTGGGCAACCCTGGCAATCGCTATGCGAACACGCGCCACAACGTCGGCGCTTGGCTGGTGGATGCGCTCCTCGACCGGTTCGGAGTGCCGGATCGACGTCTGGAGTTTCCGTCCGCTTGTGCCTGGCTGATCCGAGTGGGCGGAGGAGCGCTTTGGCTAGGCAAGAGCACGACGTACATGAACGAGTCGGGGCTGGCGGCCCGCGTGCTGTGCGAGCACCTATCCCTTCAGCCGACAGAGGTACTCGTGGCCCATGATGAGCTGGACCTGCCCCTCGGCGCCCTGCGCCTCAAACGCGGAGGCCGTGACGCTGGGCACCGGGGGCTGCGCAGTCTGACGGAGCAGCTAGGGACCGACGCCTACGCTCGGTTACGGATCGGAATCGGGCGTCCGGGGCCGACTTTTGTCGGGACGGTGGCGGATTTCGTGCTAGAAGCCGTTCCCCTCGTCGAACGTGAGGCGCTGCTCGGCAGCGTGGCACGGGCGGCGGAGGCCACTCGACTCTGCGTCGACGACGGATACGCCGCGGCAATGAATCGGGTGAATCAGCGCGATTTCGTGCTGACTCCTTGCTCCCCGGATGACGGGGGGCCGACTAGTCCGAAGGGAGATTCGAAGATGACGACAGCCCAGAGCGTCGGGGCCATGCCCGGGCGCGAATACGAAACGATCTACATCCTGCGCGGAGACACGACGAAAGAGTCCGCGCACAAAGTGGCCGAGCGCGTCGGAGACGCCATCGGCAAAGAGGGCGGCACCTTGACGGGCGTCGAGAACTGGGGCCGCCGTCAGCTGGCCTATGCGGTCGGCAAGCAACGGCGTGGCGTGTACGTCTACGTGAAGTACGTGGGCGGTGGCGCAGCAGTTCGCGAGCTGGAGCGCAACCTTCGCATGCTCGACGACGTGATCAAGTTCCAGACCGTACTCGTCAGCGGCGAGATCGACACGGGAGCGCTGGCGGTCGATCCGTCCACCGTGGTCTTCGAAGACGTGGAGCCGCCGGCCGAAGACGAGGTCGAGGAGACGCTGGAGGAGCGCCTGGGCCTGGTAGAAGGCGCCCCCCGCATGCGTGAAGACGTCGACATCGATGGAGATGGCGATGACGGCGACGACGGCGATGCAGACGCTGACGAAGAGGAGGACGAGTGA
- the rpsR gene encoding 30S ribosomal protein S18, giving the protein MADKKDAKNGEGGAFRRTRRRGCGFCSDESLVIDYKDPQALKYFVTERGKIVPRRISGTCAKHQRELAIAIKRSRNIALLPFTAS; this is encoded by the coding sequence ATGGCCGACAAAAAAGACGCCAAGAACGGTGAGGGCGGAGCCTTCCGCCGAACTCGCCGACGTGGCTGTGGATTCTGCTCAGACGAGAGTCTCGTCATCGACTACAAAGACCCGCAGGCGCTCAAGTACTTCGTCACCGAGCGTGGCAAGATCGTTCCGCGCCGCATTTCCGGAACCTGTGCGAAGCACCAGCGTGAGCTCGCCATCGCCATCAAGCGATCGCGCAACATTGCGCTACTGCCGTTCACGGCCAGCTGA
- the rplI gene encoding 50S ribosomal protein L9, with protein sequence MATPIKVVLQDDVENLGGSGDVVKVRPGYARNFLIPRGLAVPATASSLARVGELKRVATQKAERLLAEAKALAAKLEAASIKLERAVGEENKMYGSVTSKDIEDAYAAQHDITIDRKRLQLADPIKHLGLTEVPLKIHPEVVVQLRVEVVKQA encoded by the coding sequence ATGGCAACTCCCATCAAAGTGGTTCTCCAAGACGACGTAGAGAACTTGGGCGGTAGCGGCGACGTCGTGAAAGTGCGCCCGGGCTACGCGCGTAACTTCCTCATTCCCCGCGGCCTGGCGGTTCCCGCCACGGCCTCGAGCCTTGCACGCGTCGGAGAGCTGAAGCGCGTCGCTACCCAGAAAGCAGAGCGCCTGCTCGCGGAAGCGAAAGCACTGGCCGCCAAGCTAGAGGCCGCCAGCATCAAGCTGGAGCGCGCGGTCGGCGAGGAGAACAAGATGTACGGCTCGGTCACCTCGAAGGACATCGAGGACGCGTACGCCGCACAACACGACATCACCATCGATCGCAAACGCTTGCAGCTGGCGGATCCGATCAAGCACCTGGGCCTGACCGAGGTGCCGCTCAAGATTCATCCGGAAGTCGTCGTGCAGCTACGGGTCGAGGTTGTCAAACAGGCCTGA
- the dnaB gene encoding replicative DNA helicase, translating to MTQAQRVREEPQAVVGRVPPHDLDAESAVLAAILLTGEAFDRVQEVLSPEHFYADRHRRIFEAVLDLQRQGHPVDLVSVAGWLRDRERLAQVGGSPYLAQLADATPAVANVEHHARVIREKWRVRQLIATCQSFAAEGYADYGEAQGFIDRAEQAVFDIARVPEGSTVVPVRDAIHSAFKILTEAAKRGGSVTGTPSGFTELDKRCAGLHGGDLYIVAGRPGMGKTAFVLNLAVNVAEPRRRSATDPVDPYDDGSVDEPGDGVAFFSLEMPREQLASRMLASEARVDVSRIRSGDMRREDWEKLTGAAARLGRLPLFLDDTPALTLLDLRAKIRRLKAEMERGADGLSCSGKLGLVVIDYLQLMQGRRDAASREQEISELSRGLKAMAKEMSVPVLALSQLNRSVETRATKDKRPQLSDLRESGAIEQDADTIFFIYRDEYYFRDSPDKGVAEVIIAKQRNGPTGNLRVKFTPEFTRFDNLAADDYEFDQYDNFEAGGS from the coding sequence GTGACCCAGGCGCAGCGAGTACGCGAGGAGCCCCAGGCGGTCGTCGGCCGGGTGCCGCCCCACGACTTGGACGCCGAATCCGCCGTGCTGGCTGCCATCTTGCTCACGGGTGAGGCCTTCGATCGCGTGCAAGAGGTGCTCAGCCCCGAGCATTTCTACGCCGATCGTCATCGCCGCATCTTCGAGGCCGTCCTGGACCTACAGCGGCAAGGGCACCCGGTGGATCTAGTCAGCGTGGCAGGCTGGCTTCGCGATCGCGAACGCTTGGCGCAGGTCGGTGGGTCGCCGTATCTGGCCCAACTCGCCGACGCGACCCCTGCGGTGGCCAATGTGGAGCACCACGCCCGGGTCATTCGCGAGAAGTGGCGGGTGCGCCAGCTGATCGCCACCTGTCAGTCCTTTGCCGCTGAAGGCTACGCGGATTACGGCGAGGCCCAGGGATTCATCGACCGCGCCGAGCAAGCCGTGTTCGACATCGCGCGCGTACCCGAAGGATCCACGGTCGTGCCCGTTCGCGATGCGATTCACAGCGCGTTCAAGATCTTGACGGAAGCTGCCAAGCGCGGCGGCTCAGTAACCGGCACGCCAAGCGGCTTTACGGAGCTCGACAAGCGCTGCGCGGGGCTGCATGGCGGAGACCTCTACATCGTCGCGGGTCGTCCCGGCATGGGCAAGACGGCGTTCGTGCTCAACCTCGCGGTGAACGTGGCGGAGCCGCGGCGTCGCAGTGCCACGGATCCCGTCGACCCCTACGACGACGGTTCCGTGGACGAACCGGGAGACGGCGTCGCCTTCTTCTCCTTGGAAATGCCGCGTGAGCAGTTGGCCTCGCGAATGCTCGCCAGCGAGGCACGCGTGGACGTTTCGCGCATTCGCAGCGGTGACATGCGGCGAGAGGACTGGGAGAAGCTCACCGGCGCGGCGGCCCGATTGGGACGGCTGCCGCTGTTCCTGGACGACACGCCAGCCCTGACCCTGTTGGACCTTCGCGCGAAGATCCGACGGCTCAAGGCGGAAATGGAGCGCGGCGCGGATGGCCTCAGCTGCAGCGGCAAGTTGGGACTGGTGGTGATCGACTACCTCCAGCTGATGCAGGGGCGGCGTGATGCGGCGAGCCGTGAACAGGAGATCAGCGAGCTGTCGCGCGGCTTGAAGGCGATGGCCAAGGAGATGTCGGTGCCCGTGCTGGCTCTCAGCCAGCTGAACCGATCCGTCGAGACCCGCGCCACCAAGGACAAGCGACCACAGCTGAGTGACTTGCGCGAGTCCGGCGCCATCGAGCAGGACGCGGACACGATCTTCTTCATCTACCGTGACGAGTACTATTTCCGAGATAGCCCCGACAAAGGCGTGGCAGAAGTGATCATTGCCAAGCAGAGAAACGGTCCGACTGGCAACCTGCGCGTCAAGTTCACCCCCGAGTTCACGCGCTTCGACAATTTGGCCGCGGACGACTACGAGTTCGATCAGTACGACAACTTCGAGGCCGGCGGCAGTTGA
- the obgE gene encoding GTPase ObgE → MRFVDECELSVEAGDGGKGCVAFRREKFVPFGGPSGGDGGRGGDVVLEVDPGLSTLYDLAHLRSVRAEKGQDGGGKDCYGRSGRDAVVRVPQGTVVIDAESSEVLAELTGSQERVVIAEGGRGGRGNKHFATPVDRAPRKAEPGTPGQSRNLRLELKVMADVGLLGFPNVGKSTLIRAVSRARPKVADYPFTTLIPHLGVVRVGDVRRGLGRNFVIADIPGLIPGASEGAGLGMRFLKHVERTRVLLHLVSLSDDPERDPLKDYDIIRAELGKFNPEMLRRPEVVALTKADLTETQEAFPELAARFAERGIQLRLVSAASHHGLTDLMEELLERLLV, encoded by the coding sequence ATGCGTTTCGTAGACGAGTGCGAGCTCAGCGTAGAAGCTGGTGACGGCGGCAAGGGCTGTGTTGCCTTTCGCCGGGAAAAGTTCGTCCCCTTCGGTGGTCCCAGTGGCGGCGATGGCGGCCGCGGTGGTGACGTCGTGCTGGAAGTGGATCCCGGTCTTTCCACCCTCTACGATCTTGCGCACCTACGCAGCGTCCGCGCCGAAAAGGGCCAGGATGGTGGGGGAAAAGACTGCTACGGGCGCTCGGGCAGGGACGCCGTGGTGCGCGTGCCCCAGGGCACGGTGGTGATCGATGCCGAAAGCAGCGAAGTGCTCGCGGAGCTGACGGGCTCGCAAGAGCGCGTGGTCATCGCCGAGGGCGGACGCGGGGGTCGCGGCAACAAGCACTTCGCAACGCCGGTCGATCGCGCGCCGCGCAAAGCGGAGCCAGGAACGCCAGGGCAGTCACGCAATCTTCGGTTGGAGCTGAAAGTGATGGCCGACGTGGGGCTGCTCGGCTTCCCCAACGTCGGCAAGAGCACGCTGATTCGCGCAGTGAGCCGCGCGCGCCCGAAGGTGGCCGACTATCCCTTCACCACGTTGATTCCCCATCTCGGAGTCGTGCGAGTGGGCGACGTGCGGCGTGGTCTCGGTCGCAACTTCGTGATTGCGGATATTCCGGGCCTGATCCCCGGTGCCAGCGAGGGCGCGGGGCTCGGCATGCGCTTCCTGAAGCACGTCGAGCGCACCCGAGTGCTGCTTCACTTGGTGTCGCTCAGCGACGATCCCGAACGCGACCCCCTGAAAGACTACGACATCATCCGAGCCGAGCTAGGGAAGTTCAACCCCGAGATGCTGCGCCGCCCGGAAGTCGTGGCACTGACGAAAGCAGACTTGACCGAAACCCAAGAGGCGTTTCCAGAATTGGCCGCACGCTTCGCGGAGCGCGGCATCCAGCTCAGATTGGTCAGCGCCGCCAGTCACCATGGCTTGACGGATCTAATGGAGGAGCTGCTCGAACGACTACTGGTGTAA